A section of the Jatrophihabitans sp. genome encodes:
- a CDS encoding MCE family protein translates to MKTAPRGRSFASRNPTVIGAIGLVVIVTLLWAAFNAAKLPLIGGGTQYSAIFSEASGLVPDDEVRIAGVKVGTVTGVSLHGPTAHTVKVSFRVKKAFIGDQTEAIIKIKTMLGRKYLELDSQGARKQNPSEQIPLDRTLTPYDIYPAFSDLTKTFGAIDTKLLGRSLETIAQTFKNTPASVRTTLDGLSRLSNTIASRDQALRTLLARANTVTGVLADRDAEIAKLFTDGNLLLTELNARREAIRTLFLNTSAMSLQISGLVSDNSKALKPALDQLRGVLDILEKNLDNIDRGLALLAPFYRVFANTLSNGRWFDTYIQNFSAGGLLGTSTGVGE, encoded by the coding sequence ATGAAAACCGCACCGCGCGGGCGCTCGTTCGCCTCGCGCAACCCCACCGTCATCGGCGCGATCGGCCTGGTGGTGATCGTGACGCTGCTGTGGGCGGCCTTCAACGCCGCCAAGCTGCCGCTCATCGGCGGTGGCACCCAGTACTCGGCGATCTTCTCCGAAGCCTCGGGCCTGGTGCCTGACGACGAGGTCCGGATCGCCGGGGTCAAGGTCGGCACCGTCACCGGGGTCTCGCTGCACGGCCCGACGGCGCACACCGTCAAGGTGTCGTTCCGGGTCAAGAAGGCGTTCATCGGCGACCAGACCGAAGCGATCATCAAGATCAAGACGATGCTCGGCCGCAAGTACCTGGAACTGGACTCCCAGGGCGCGCGCAAGCAGAACCCGTCCGAGCAGATCCCGCTCGACAGGACGCTGACTCCCTACGACATCTACCCGGCCTTCTCCGACCTGACCAAGACCTTCGGCGCGATCGACACCAAGCTGCTGGGACGGTCGCTGGAGACCATCGCCCAGACCTTCAAGAACACCCCGGCCTCGGTCCGGACCACCCTGGACGGGCTGTCGCGGCTGTCCAACACCATCGCCTCACGCGACCAGGCGTTGCGCACCCTGCTGGCCAGGGCAAACACGGTTACCGGGGTGCTGGCCGACCGGGACGCCGAGATCGCCAAGCTGTTCACCGACGGGAACCTGCTGCTGACCGAGCTCAACGCGCGGCGCGAGGCGATCCGGACCCTGTTCCTGAACACCTCGGCGATGTCACTGCAGATCTCGGGCCTGGTGAGCGACAACTCCAAGGCGCTCAAGCCGGCTCTGGATCAGCTGAGAGGGGTGTTGGACATCCTCGAGAAGAATCTCGACAACATCGACCGCGGCCTGGCCCTGCTCGCCCCGTTCTACCGGGTCTTCGCCAACACCCTGAGCAACGGACGGTGGTTCGACACCTACATCCAGAACTTCTCGGCGGGCGGCTTGCTCGGCACCTCAACCGGGGTGGGTGAGTGA
- a CDS encoding MCE family protein — protein sequence MAAHAMPRRVSQLIVVAILAAVVLATLVFALMPGPTKTVQARFERAVGLYSGSDVRLHGIKIGSITKVTPDGDGVLVRMKYDKKIKLPAYPDDAKVVRAAIIPPSLVSDRYVQFADYDSCTTGCTILASGAVIPMNQTAAPVELDDIYAALDKLNVALGPKGANAASGGGKGPLSQLIDVSAANLEGNGAALGGTVRDLSKAVRTLSEGREDLFGTVKNLQVFTDALVANDAQVRKFNTQLDQVTSALAEERGSLAAALKNLSAALRDIAAFLKTHGDSLHANIVGMKNVVGVLNKQKAAINEALAVAPVALANLNHTYNATAGTLDTRDNLGGTQNPLDPAVICAALKATANLPASGTIADTCKAIAKALGGLPILNGTPGVGGLIGLPPLGGS from the coding sequence ATGGCCGCGCACGCGATGCCCAGGCGGGTGTCCCAGTTGATCGTGGTGGCGATCCTGGCCGCCGTGGTGCTGGCCACCCTGGTCTTCGCGCTGATGCCCGGCCCGACCAAGACGGTGCAGGCCCGCTTCGAGCGGGCCGTCGGCCTCTACAGCGGCTCCGACGTCCGGCTGCACGGAATCAAGATCGGTTCGATCACCAAGGTCACGCCGGATGGCGACGGCGTGCTGGTCCGGATGAAGTACGACAAGAAGATCAAGCTGCCGGCCTACCCCGACGATGCCAAGGTGGTGCGCGCGGCGATCATCCCGCCATCGCTGGTGTCAGACCGCTACGTGCAGTTCGCCGACTACGACTCGTGCACCACGGGCTGCACGATTCTGGCGAGCGGCGCGGTCATTCCGATGAACCAGACCGCGGCCCCGGTCGAGCTCGATGACATCTACGCGGCGCTGGACAAGCTCAACGTGGCACTCGGCCCCAAGGGCGCCAACGCGGCCTCAGGTGGTGGCAAGGGCCCGCTGTCGCAACTCATCGACGTCAGCGCGGCCAACCTGGAAGGCAACGGAGCGGCGCTGGGCGGCACCGTGCGCGACCTTTCCAAGGCGGTGCGGACGCTGTCCGAGGGCCGCGAAGACCTGTTCGGGACGGTGAAGAACCTGCAGGTCTTCACTGACGCGCTGGTTGCCAACGACGCCCAGGTGCGCAAGTTCAACACCCAACTCGACCAGGTCACCTCAGCCCTGGCCGAGGAGCGCGGATCACTGGCCGCCGCGCTGAAGAACCTCAGCGCCGCGCTGCGTGACATCGCCGCCTTCCTCAAGACCCACGGCGACAGCCTGCACGCCAACATCGTGGGGATGAAGAACGTCGTGGGGGTGCTGAACAAGCAGAAGGCGGCCATCAACGAGGCGCTGGCCGTCGCGCCGGTGGCGCTGGCGAACCTCAACCACACCTACAACGCCACGGCGGGGACGCTGGACACCCGTGACAACCTGGGCGGCACCCAGAACCCGCTGGACCCGGCCGTGATCTGCGCCGCGCTGAAAGCCACCGCCAACCTGCCGGCCAGCGGCACCATCGCCGACACCTGCAAGGCCATCGCCAAGGCGCTCGGCGGCCTGCCGATCCTGAACGGGACGCCCGGTGTCGGCGGCCTGATCGGCCTGCCACCCCTGGGTGGCTCGTGA
- a CDS encoding MCE family protein, whose translation MGRLKMARSVAAATVAVLALSGCGFQGLYSAPLPGGADLGSNPYRVLVDFDDVLDLVPQSSVKVNDVTVGKVESVTLVGWRARAQVVVNGDVTLPANAHARIRQTSLLGEKFVSLSYPPAGEVSDPVPLSQAPHPGYAYPHIGIARTGSTPELEAVLGALSLLLNGGGLEQIKTITHELNEALSGHAGDIRSLLSQISIFTTTLNAQKGGILRAIDSLDALAARLNSQRPVLAGALDTMPQAVKILADEKDQFVTLLRSLDKLSTVAVKVINASQDNFVSALTHLDPVMTQLTLAGEALPKSLELLATYPFPRTAVNGIKGDYTNLFLTADLDLTHLLDNLLTPPETPLPTTQQAPSPTSGELTGLGD comes from the coding sequence ATGGGGCGGCTGAAGATGGCGCGGTCGGTGGCGGCCGCGACGGTGGCCGTCCTGGCGCTGTCGGGGTGCGGCTTTCAGGGTCTGTACTCGGCGCCCTTGCCTGGCGGGGCCGACCTGGGCAGCAACCCGTACCGGGTCCTGGTCGACTTCGACGACGTGCTCGACCTGGTGCCGCAGTCCTCGGTCAAGGTCAATGACGTGACCGTCGGCAAGGTCGAGTCAGTCACCCTGGTCGGCTGGCGGGCCCGGGCGCAGGTGGTGGTCAACGGTGATGTCACCCTGCCGGCCAACGCCCACGCCCGGATCCGGCAGACCTCGCTGCTGGGCGAGAAGTTCGTGTCGCTGTCCTACCCGCCGGCCGGTGAGGTCAGCGACCCGGTGCCGCTGTCGCAGGCCCCGCACCCCGGCTATGCCTACCCGCACATCGGCATCGCCCGGACCGGCTCGACCCCCGAGCTCGAGGCGGTGCTCGGCGCGCTGTCCCTGCTGCTCAACGGCGGCGGCCTGGAGCAGATCAAGACCATCACCCACGAGCTCAACGAGGCCCTGTCCGGGCACGCCGGTGACATCCGCAGCCTGCTGTCCCAGATCAGCATCTTCACCACCACCCTGAACGCCCAGAAGGGAGGGATCCTGCGCGCCATCGACAGCCTCGACGCGCTGGCAGCCAGGCTGAACAGCCAGCGGCCGGTGCTGGCCGGCGCCCTGGACACCATGCCGCAGGCGGTCAAGATCCTGGCGGATGAGAAGGACCAGTTCGTCACCCTGCTACGCAGCCTGGACAAGCTCAGCACGGTCGCGGTCAAGGTGATCAACGCCTCGCAGGACAACTTCGTCTCGGCCTTGACCCACCTGGACCCGGTGATGACCCAGCTGACCCTGGCGGGCGAGGCGCTGCCGAAGTCGCTGGAGCTGCTGGCGACCTACCCGTTCCCCCGGACCGCGGTCAACGGCATCAAGGGCGACTACACCAACCTGTTCCTGACCGCCGACCTGGATCTGACCCACCTGCTGGACAACCTGCTCACGCCACCGGAGACGCCGCTGCCGACCACCCAGCAGGCCCCGAGTCCGACCTCCGGCGAGCTGACCGGGTTGGGTGACTGA
- a CDS encoding MlaD family protein: MIRRSTKIQLLMFLVLSLLGVSYVGFNYVGLGSTLFGPRGCTVSADFPDSGGIFTDAEVTYRGVTVGQVGQLHLLDYAGPDGRQIRGVRVDLNLTSCDKPAIPLNSQAYVSNRSAVGEQYVNIEPTGVEGPFLTDGAVLSKAGKVPLATQVLLQNLDDLVSDIDSAKLNIMITELGKAFQGRGPDLQALLDSGDKLLARAQQALPETLRLIDNGQTTLKTQLDSGSAIKGWAHNLNLLTGQLKASDGDLRALLGNGPGELDTVRQFLASNRTDLDLLLANLTSVNQIMVSNLDGIQTILVIYPAAVAGGYTVTPGDGTAHFGLVLNLDDPPSCRAGYEGTTIRRPSETGPSTINTGARCAMPRGSVTSVRGAQNTPGGDPISTSGGSTVYPRALTRPTTVQLGGSMAAAGLLADNSWLPLLTGGLR, from the coding sequence ATGATCAGGCGATCGACCAAGATCCAGTTGCTGATGTTCCTCGTGCTGTCGCTGCTCGGAGTGAGCTACGTCGGCTTCAACTACGTGGGCCTGGGCTCCACCCTGTTCGGCCCGCGCGGCTGCACGGTGAGCGCTGACTTCCCCGACTCCGGAGGAATCTTCACCGACGCCGAGGTCACCTACCGGGGCGTCACGGTGGGCCAGGTGGGCCAGCTGCACCTGCTGGACTACGCCGGGCCCGACGGGCGCCAGATCCGCGGCGTGCGGGTGGACCTCAACCTCACCAGCTGCGACAAGCCGGCGATCCCGCTGAACTCGCAGGCCTACGTCTCCAACCGCTCGGCGGTCGGCGAGCAGTACGTCAACATCGAACCGACCGGCGTCGAGGGGCCGTTCCTCACCGACGGAGCGGTGCTCAGCAAGGCCGGGAAGGTCCCGCTCGCGACCCAGGTGCTGCTGCAGAATCTCGATGACCTGGTCTCCGACATCGACTCGGCCAAGCTGAACATCATGATCACCGAGCTCGGCAAGGCCTTCCAGGGCCGGGGACCGGACCTGCAGGCGCTGCTGGACTCCGGTGACAAGTTGCTGGCCCGGGCCCAGCAGGCGCTGCCCGAGACGCTTCGGCTGATCGACAACGGGCAGACGACGCTGAAGACCCAGCTGGACTCCGGATCGGCCATCAAGGGCTGGGCGCACAACCTGAACCTGCTGACCGGGCAGCTCAAGGCCAGCGACGGCGATCTCAGGGCGCTGCTGGGCAACGGTCCCGGTGAGCTGGACACCGTGCGCCAGTTCCTGGCCAGCAACCGGACGGACCTGGACCTGTTGCTGGCCAACCTGACGTCGGTCAACCAGATCATGGTCTCGAACCTGGACGGCATCCAGACCATCCTGGTGATCTACCCGGCGGCGGTGGCGGGGGGCTACACCGTCACCCCGGGCGACGGCACCGCGCACTTCGGCCTCGTCCTCAACCTGGATGACCCGCCGTCCTGCCGGGCCGGCTACGAGGGCACCACGATCCGCAGGCCCAGCGAGACCGGACCGAGCACCATCAACACCGGGGCGCGATGCGCGATGCCGCGCGGCTCGGTGACCAGCGTGCGGGGCGCGCAGAACACGCCGGGTGGTGACCCGATCAGCACCAGTGGTGGTAGTACCGTCTACCCCCGGGCGCTGACCCGGCCCACCACCGTCCAGCTCGGCGGCTCGATGGCCGCGGCCGGCCTGCTGGCAGACAATTCCTGGCTGCCGTTGCTCACCGGTGGCCTGCGCTGA
- a CDS encoding DNA-directed RNA polymerase subunit beta: MAVSRPGKSESQAMMGGIPGSPVRTSFAKIREPLEVPNLLALQTESFDWLVGNAAWKERQARDASASGLVALSGLEEILGEISPIEDFSGSMSLSFSSPRFEDVKASIEECKDKDMTYAAPLFVTAEFTNNTTGEIKSQTVFMGDFPMMTRKGTFVINGTERVVVSQLVRSPGIYFDRNLDKTSDVDVFSVKVIPSRGAWLEFDVDKRSTVGVRIDRKRRQPVTVLLKALGWSSDRIREHFAWSETLLATLEKDHIPGQDEALLDIYRKLRPGEPPTKESAQALLENLFFNHKRYDLAKVGRYKANKKLEVSTDINHGNLTEEDIVKTIEYLVRLHAGEDGYEVDDIDHFGNRRLRTVGELIQNQIRVGLSRMERVVRERMTTQDVEAITPQTLINIRPVVASIKEFFGTSQLSQFMDQTNPLAGLTHKRRLSALGPGGLSRDRAGMEVRDVHPSHYGRMCPIETPEGPNIGLIGSLASYGRVNAFGFVETPYRKVEAGTVTDQVFYLTADEEDRATIAQANALIDAQGKFTEGKVLCRKKGGEVELLEPDEVDFMDVSPRQMVSVATAMIPFLEHDDANRALMGANMQRQAVPLLRSESPLVGTGMELRAAVDAADVVVADKAGVVEELSADYITVMADDGTRNTYRLSKFARSNQGTSFNQKPIVNEGDRVEVGQVVADGPSTDNGEMALGKNLLVAFMPWEGHNYEDAIILNQRIVQDDVLTSIHIEEHEVDARDTKLGAEEITRDIPNVSDEVLADLDERGIIRIGADVVTGDVLVGKVTPKGETELTPEERLLRAIFGEKAREVRDTSMKVPHGEAGKVIGVRVFSREDGDELPPGVNELVRVYIAQKRKIQDGDKLAGRHGNKGVIAKILPPEDMPFLIDGTPVDIVLNPLGVPGRMNIGQVLETHLGWVAKTGWEIEGDPEWAARLPEPARAGVPGSNVATPVFDGAREEEITGLLDSTLRTRDGDQLIGKTGKAQLIDGRSGEPFPEPISVGYVYILKLLHLVDDKIHARSTGPYSMITQQPLGGKAQFGGQRFGEMECWAMQAYGAAYALQELLTIKSDDILGRVKVYEAIVKGENIPEPGIPESFKVLLKELQSLCLNVEVLSSDGVAVEMRDTDDDVFRAAEELGIDLSRREPSSVEEV; this comes from the coding sequence TTGGCAGTCTCTCGCCCCGGTAAGTCCGAATCGCAAGCCATGATGGGGGGCATCCCGGGATCACCCGTTCGCACCTCCTTCGCAAAGATCAGGGAACCGCTCGAGGTCCCCAATCTGCTGGCCCTGCAAACGGAATCTTTTGATTGGCTGGTCGGCAACGCCGCCTGGAAAGAGCGGCAAGCTCGCGACGCCAGCGCGTCCGGCCTGGTCGCGCTCTCCGGGCTCGAGGAGATTCTCGGTGAGATCTCACCGATCGAAGACTTCTCCGGCTCGATGTCACTCTCCTTCTCCTCGCCCCGCTTCGAGGACGTCAAGGCCTCCATCGAGGAGTGCAAGGACAAGGACATGACCTACGCCGCTCCGCTGTTCGTCACCGCGGAGTTCACCAACAACACCACCGGCGAGATCAAGAGCCAGACGGTGTTCATGGGCGACTTCCCGATGATGACCCGCAAGGGCACCTTCGTCATCAACGGCACCGAGCGGGTCGTGGTCTCCCAGCTCGTCCGCTCGCCCGGGATTTACTTCGACCGCAACCTGGACAAGACCTCCGATGTGGACGTCTTCTCCGTCAAGGTCATCCCGAGCCGCGGCGCGTGGCTGGAGTTCGACGTCGACAAGCGCTCGACCGTGGGAGTCCGGATCGACCGCAAGCGTCGGCAGCCGGTCACCGTGCTGCTCAAGGCCCTGGGCTGGAGCTCGGACCGGATCCGGGAGCACTTCGCCTGGTCAGAGACGCTGCTGGCCACCCTGGAGAAGGACCACATCCCCGGCCAGGACGAGGCGCTGCTCGACATCTACCGCAAGCTGCGTCCCGGCGAGCCCCCGACCAAGGAGTCGGCGCAGGCGCTGCTGGAGAACCTGTTCTTCAACCACAAGCGCTATGACCTGGCCAAGGTCGGCCGTTACAAGGCCAACAAGAAGCTCGAAGTCAGCACCGACATCAACCACGGCAACCTCACCGAAGAAGACATCGTCAAGACCATCGAGTACCTGGTCCGGCTGCACGCCGGCGAGGACGGCTACGAGGTCGATGACATCGATCACTTCGGCAACCGCCGGCTGCGCACCGTGGGCGAGCTCATCCAGAACCAGATCCGGGTCGGGCTGTCCCGGATGGAGCGGGTCGTCCGCGAGCGGATGACCACCCAGGACGTCGAGGCGATCACCCCGCAGACCCTGATCAACATCCGCCCCGTGGTGGCCTCGATCAAGGAGTTCTTCGGAACCTCGCAGCTGTCGCAGTTCATGGACCAGACCAACCCGCTGGCCGGCCTGACCCACAAGCGCCGGCTGTCCGCGCTGGGCCCGGGCGGGCTGTCGCGTGACCGCGCCGGCATGGAGGTCCGTGACGTCCACCCGTCGCACTACGGCCGGATGTGCCCGATCGAGACTCCTGAAGGCCCGAACATCGGCCTGATCGGCTCGCTGGCCTCCTACGGCCGGGTGAACGCCTTCGGCTTCGTCGAGACCCCGTACCGCAAGGTCGAGGCCGGCACCGTCACCGACCAGGTCTTCTACCTGACCGCCGACGAGGAGGACCGGGCGACCATCGCCCAGGCCAACGCGCTCATCGACGCGCAGGGCAAGTTCACCGAGGGCAAGGTGCTGTGCCGCAAGAAGGGCGGCGAGGTCGAGCTGCTCGAGCCCGACGAGGTCGACTTCATGGACGTCTCGCCGCGCCAGATGGTGTCGGTGGCCACGGCCATGATCCCGTTCCTCGAGCACGACGACGCCAACCGGGCGCTGATGGGCGCCAACATGCAGCGCCAGGCGGTGCCGCTGCTGCGCTCGGAGTCCCCGCTGGTCGGCACCGGCATGGAGCTGCGCGCCGCGGTCGACGCGGCCGACGTGGTGGTGGCCGACAAGGCCGGTGTGGTCGAGGAGCTCTCGGCCGACTACATCACCGTGATGGCCGACGACGGCACCCGCAACACCTACCGGCTGTCCAAGTTCGCCCGGTCCAACCAGGGCACCAGCTTCAACCAGAAGCCGATCGTGAACGAGGGCGACCGGGTCGAGGTCGGCCAGGTGGTGGCCGACGGCCCGTCCACCGACAACGGTGAGATGGCCCTGGGCAAGAACCTGCTCGTGGCGTTCATGCCGTGGGAGGGCCACAACTACGAGGACGCCATCATCCTCAACCAGCGGATCGTGCAGGACGACGTCCTGACCTCGATCCACATCGAGGAGCACGAGGTCGACGCCCGCGACACCAAGCTGGGCGCCGAGGAGATCACCCGGGACATCCCGAACGTCTCCGACGAGGTGCTGGCCGACCTCGACGAGCGGGGCATCATCCGGATCGGCGCCGACGTGGTGACCGGTGACGTGCTGGTCGGCAAGGTCACGCCCAAGGGTGAGACCGAGCTGACTCCGGAGGAGCGGCTGCTGCGGGCGATCTTCGGTGAGAAGGCGCGCGAGGTCCGCGACACCTCGATGAAGGTTCCGCACGGCGAGGCCGGCAAGGTCATCGGCGTCCGGGTCTTCTCCCGTGAGGACGGCGACGAGCTGCCGCCCGGCGTCAACGAGCTGGTCCGGGTCTACATCGCCCAGAAGCGCAAGATCCAGGACGGCGACAAGCTGGCCGGCCGGCACGGCAACAAGGGCGTCATCGCCAAGATCCTGCCGCCGGAGGACATGCCGTTCCTGATCGACGGCACCCCGGTCGACATCGTGCTCAACCCCTTGGGGGTGCCGGGCCGGATGAACATCGGCCAGGTGCTCGAGACCCACCTCGGCTGGGTCGCCAAGACCGGCTGGGAGATCGAGGGCGACCCCGAGTGGGCGGCCCGGTTGCCCGAGCCGGCTCGCGCGGGCGTCCCCGGCAGCAACGTGGCGACCCCGGTGTTCGACGGCGCCCGTGAAGAGGAGATCACCGGTCTGCTCGACTCGACCCTGCGGACCAGGGACGGCGACCAGCTGATCGGCAAGACCGGCAAGGCACAGCTGATCGACGGCCGCTCCGGCGAGCCGTTCCCGGAGCCGATCTCGGTGGGCTACGTCTACATCCTGAAGCTGCTGCACCTGGTCGATGACAAGATCCACGCCCGGTCCACCGGTCCGTACTCGATGATCACCCAGCAGCCGCTCGGCGGTAAGGCCCAGTTCGGTGGCCAGCGCTTCGGTGAGATGGAGTGCTGGGCAATGCAGGCCTACGGCGCGGCCTACGCGCTGCAGGAGTTGCTCACCATCAAGTCCGACGACATCCTCGGCCGGGTCAAGGTGTACGAGGCCATCGTCAAGGGCGAGAACATCCCCGAGCCCGGCATCCCCGAGTCGTTCAAGGTGCTGCTCAAGGAACTCCAGTCGCTGTGCCTGAACGTCGAGGTGCTGTCCAGCGACGGGGTCGCCGTCGAGATGCGCGACACCGACGACGACGTCTTCCGGGCCGCCGAAGAACTCGGCATCGACCTGTCCCGGCGCGAGCCGTCCTCGGTCGAAGAGGTCTAG